One part of the Bradyrhizobium sp. CB1650 genome encodes these proteins:
- a CDS encoding D-2-hydroxyacid dehydrogenase family protein — protein sequence MKVAILDDYQNMALELADWSGVRRYAEITVYNDHVADPSTVVERLRPFNVVCAMRERTPLPSDILQQLPNLRLIASTGPRNASIDSQAATDLGIAVTATGYDSTPTIEFTWSMILASMRGIDREAASLRAGGWQTGLGSNLRGKSLAIVGLGNIGREVARIGLAFGMKVIAWSQNLTEEKASAAGATLVDKQTLFREADVITIHLVLSGRTRGLVGAPEFALMKPSAKLVNTSRGPIVDEPALIEALRARRIAGAAVDVFDHEPLPSDHPFRSLENVLATPHIGYVTEDLYRTFYGDAAANITKWLEVNATSA from the coding sequence ATGAAGGTTGCGATTCTCGACGACTACCAGAACATGGCGCTTGAGCTTGCTGACTGGTCGGGCGTCCGGCGTTACGCGGAAATCACCGTGTACAACGACCACGTCGCCGATCCATCGACAGTCGTCGAGCGATTGCGGCCGTTCAACGTGGTGTGCGCCATGCGCGAGCGAACGCCGCTGCCAAGCGACATCCTGCAGCAGTTGCCAAATCTCAGGCTGATAGCTTCGACAGGGCCGCGCAACGCTTCGATCGACAGCCAGGCCGCGACCGATCTCGGCATCGCGGTCACCGCGACCGGTTACGATTCCACTCCGACCATCGAGTTCACATGGTCCATGATTCTGGCCAGCATGCGAGGTATCGACCGCGAGGCTGCGTCGCTCAGGGCTGGCGGATGGCAAACCGGCCTCGGCTCCAACCTGCGCGGCAAAAGTCTCGCGATCGTCGGATTGGGCAACATCGGAAGAGAAGTTGCGCGGATCGGTCTCGCCTTCGGCATGAAGGTGATCGCCTGGAGCCAGAACCTGACCGAGGAGAAGGCCAGCGCCGCCGGCGCTACTCTCGTCGACAAGCAGACGCTATTCCGCGAGGCGGATGTCATCACAATACATCTCGTGTTGAGCGGCCGTACCAGAGGCCTGGTGGGGGCGCCCGAGTTCGCTCTGATGAAGCCGTCGGCGAAACTCGTCAACACATCGCGTGGTCCGATCGTCGATGAGCCGGCCCTCATCGAGGCGCTGCGGGCGCGCAGGATCGCCGGCGCAGCGGTGGACGTGTTCGATCATGAGCCGCTCCCCTCCGATCATCCCTTTCGGAGCCTGGAGAACGTCCTGGCGACGCCTCACATCGGCTACGTAACCGAAGATCTCTATCGTACCTTCTACGGCGACGCCGCGGCAAACATCACGAAATGGCTCGAGGTCAACGCGACCTCTGCATAG
- a CDS encoding alpha/beta hydrolase, whose translation MLLLLHGTYWSRVWQRVLDDISAAGLRPIAVDFPGFGRSGGELTVEAASVPRLSAWLLRFLDSIGHKGPVMVAGHDIGGGVAQHLMLAGAVEVPRVAVVNGIMYDSWPVPGVARFRDPAVAAATTRDDVLAARRVSVVKALGRPASEAEITEYLDPWTDPRVARSWLALAGAADHRYTMEMLPALLRSKTPKLLVWGEDDPFQTVNFAERYAREIPNTKLVRISSAGHIPMENDPKGVAGALAEFFAGKQ comes from the coding sequence TTGTTGCTGCTGCTTCATGGTACCTATTGGAGCCGCGTCTGGCAGCGCGTGCTCGACGATATCTCCGCCGCGGGCCTTCGTCCCATCGCGGTGGACTTCCCCGGCTTTGGCCGCTCGGGTGGCGAACTGACGGTGGAGGCAGCCTCGGTCCCGCGGCTCTCCGCCTGGCTGCTGCGTTTTCTCGACTCGATCGGGCACAAGGGCCCGGTAATGGTCGCCGGGCACGACATCGGCGGAGGAGTGGCGCAGCACCTGATGCTGGCAGGTGCTGTGGAGGTGCCGCGTGTGGCTGTGGTGAATGGCATCATGTACGATTCATGGCCGGTACCCGGCGTTGCCCGCTTCCGAGATCCGGCGGTGGCGGCCGCAACGACGAGGGATGATGTTCTCGCCGCGCGTCGCGTGTCCGTCGTGAAGGCGCTCGGGCGTCCCGCAAGCGAAGCTGAAATAACCGAATATCTCGATCCCTGGACAGACCCGAGGGTTGCCCGTTCATGGCTGGCTCTCGCGGGTGCTGCCGACCACCGCTACACCATGGAAATGCTGCCGGCGTTGCTGCGGTCAAAGACGCCGAAGCTCCTGGTTTGGGGCGAGGACGACCCGTTTCAAACGGTCAATTTTGCCGAACGCTACGCGCGCGAGATACCCAACACGAAGCTCGTCCGGATCAGTTCGGCAGGACACATTCCAATGGAAAATGATCCCAAAGGTGTGGCGGGAGCTCTGGCCGAGTTCTTTGCCGGCAAACAGTGA
- a CDS encoding glutathione binding-like protein, producing MIELYYWPTPNGHKIAMFLEEAGLNYTIHPIDISAGDQFRPDFLAISPNNRMPAIIDLVPSDDGDPISVFESGAILLYLAEKTGRFMPNDVRGRKTVMEWLFWQVGGLGPMAGQNHHFGLYAPNKIPYAIERYVKETNRLYGVLDRHLENRTFIAGDNYSIADMACYPWIVPWKRQQQNLDDFPNLRRWFASVRQRSATQRAYARGEPYSNRPTVTEEGKKILFGQTAAGVPAP from the coding sequence ATGATCGAGCTTTACTATTGGCCGACGCCGAACGGCCACAAGATCGCAATGTTCCTGGAGGAGGCAGGACTGAACTACACGATCCATCCGATCGACATCAGCGCCGGCGATCAGTTCAGGCCCGACTTTCTCGCCATCTCGCCGAACAACCGCATGCCGGCCATCATCGATCTCGTGCCGTCCGATGACGGCGACCCGATCAGCGTGTTCGAGTCGGGTGCTATCCTGCTGTATTTGGCCGAAAAGACTGGCCGGTTCATGCCGAACGACGTCCGCGGCCGCAAGACGGTGATGGAATGGCTGTTCTGGCAGGTGGGCGGGCTGGGGCCGATGGCCGGACAGAATCACCATTTCGGACTCTATGCGCCGAACAAAATCCCCTACGCGATCGAGCGCTACGTCAAGGAGACAAACCGTCTCTACGGTGTGCTCGATCGCCATCTCGAAAACCGTACGTTCATCGCGGGCGATAATTACAGCATTGCCGACATGGCTTGCTACCCCTGGATCGTTCCCTGGAAGCGCCAGCAGCAGAATCTTGACGACTTCCCGAACCTGCGGCGCTGGTTCGCCAGCGTTCGCCAGCGCTCCGCGACGCAGCGCGCCTATGCGAGAGGCGAACCCTACTCGAATCGCCCGACCGTCACCGAAGAAGGAAAGAAAATCCTCTTTGGTCAGACTGCCGCGGGCGTGCCGGCGCCATAA
- a CDS encoding permease — MDLILRALSMAFGMGWEILWPLILGFTLSAVVEAVVSRQQMSRLLPDDRPRSIVKALALGAASSSCSYAAVALARSLFRKGADFTAAMAFEMASTNLVLELSIIMAVFLGWQFTVAEFVGAPLMVTFLVLLFRRFLRRKLLDEAKLQADKGIAGRMEGHATMDMSVRGGGSLLSRLTSPEGLTAISHYFVMDWASVWMDIVGGLLIAGALAGWVPPDFWQSLFLVNHPVIARIWGPIVGPLVAVIAFVCSVGNIPLAAVLWNGGISFGGVIAFIFADLIVLPILNIYRKYYGPRMAGFLFVTFYAAMAAAALLVDLLFTALGLMPQQRNALVVEATIAWNYTTWLNILFLALAAYLVWRFVRTGGVPMLRMMNRPEAMQIH, encoded by the coding sequence GTGGACCTAATATTGCGCGCGCTCAGCATGGCCTTCGGCATGGGATGGGAGATCCTCTGGCCGCTGATTTTGGGCTTCACGCTGTCGGCTGTGGTGGAGGCCGTCGTATCGCGTCAACAGATGAGCCGCCTGCTGCCTGACGATCGTCCGCGGTCGATCGTCAAGGCGCTGGCCCTCGGCGCGGCATCGTCGTCGTGTTCTTATGCTGCCGTCGCGCTCGCGCGGTCATTGTTTCGCAAGGGCGCGGATTTTACGGCTGCGATGGCGTTTGAAATGGCGTCGACCAACCTGGTCCTCGAGCTCAGCATCATCATGGCGGTCTTCCTGGGCTGGCAGTTCACGGTTGCCGAATTCGTCGGCGCGCCGCTCATGGTAACATTTCTGGTGCTCCTCTTCCGGCGGTTTCTCCGCCGCAAACTGCTCGACGAGGCAAAGCTGCAGGCCGATAAAGGAATTGCCGGCCGTATGGAGGGGCATGCAACAATGGACATGTCCGTGCGCGGAGGCGGCTCGTTGTTGTCACGATTGACGTCGCCAGAGGGACTGACTGCTATCAGCCATTATTTCGTGATGGACTGGGCGTCGGTCTGGATGGACATCGTCGGCGGCCTCCTGATTGCCGGCGCACTCGCCGGCTGGGTGCCACCTGACTTTTGGCAATCGCTCTTTCTCGTCAACCATCCCGTCATCGCCAGGATCTGGGGACCGATTGTCGGCCCGCTGGTAGCGGTGATCGCCTTCGTATGTTCGGTCGGAAATATTCCGCTTGCGGCCGTGCTATGGAACGGCGGCATCAGCTTCGGCGGCGTAATCGCCTTCATCTTTGCCGACCTGATAGTGCTTCCAATTCTGAATATCTATCGAAAATATTACGGGCCGCGGATGGCCGGTTTCCTGTTCGTCACCTTCTACGCCGCGATGGCGGCCGCCGCACTCCTGGTCGACCTGCTCTTCACCGCTCTCGGACTGATGCCCCAGCAGCGCAACGCGCTCGTCGTCGAGGCGACGATTGCCTGGAACTACACGACATGGCTCAACATTCTCTTTCTCGCGCTCGCGGCGTATCTCGTCTGGCGCTTTGTCCGGACGGGCGGCGTTCCGATGCTGAGGATGATGAATCGACCGGAAGCCATGCAGATTCATTGA
- a CDS encoding cytochrome b/b6 domain-containing protein codes for MAFVKPHAIIAAQFTPPTHLISMIRHLKRPNIASVIAHWAAALAIVLALYFGYGNGPRQEAFVAHAYAGLTVLGLVVVRLFLRTLLPWPEEESGGSRISRLVAEGMHWTLYASMLLTPLTGWIVASEVGSSAVPRLPNIDRLGSSFSIGDPVGAMMYGVHVYFVWSLLALISLHVAAALFHHFVFRDTILVRMIPVLGQRAGLASDSYPTANLRPDRLKEPGATS; via the coding sequence GTGGCTTTTGTCAAACCGCACGCGATCATCGCTGCACAATTCACTCCCCCAACACACTTGATATCGATGATCCGACATTTGAAACGGCCCAATATCGCCTCGGTCATCGCCCATTGGGCCGCAGCCTTGGCGATAGTTCTAGCGCTGTATTTCGGCTATGGGAATGGTCCGCGCCAGGAGGCATTCGTCGCGCACGCCTACGCCGGCCTCACCGTGCTGGGTCTTGTGGTTGTCAGGCTCTTCCTGCGGACGCTGTTGCCATGGCCCGAGGAGGAGAGCGGCGGCTCCCGCATTTCTAGGCTCGTCGCAGAGGGCATGCATTGGACGCTCTACGCCTCGATGTTGCTGACGCCACTAACCGGCTGGATCGTCGCCTCAGAGGTGGGATCCAGTGCCGTTCCTAGGCTGCCGAACATCGATCGTCTCGGCTCCAGCTTTTCCATCGGCGATCCGGTCGGCGCGATGATGTACGGCGTTCATGTTTACTTTGTTTGGTCGCTTCTAGCGCTGATTTCTCTCCACGTGGCGGCAGCGCTTTTCCACCATTTTGTGTTTCGGGACACCATTCTGGTCAGAATGATTCCAGTCCTTGGACAGCGCGCCGGATTGGCATCGGATTCATACCCGACCGCGAATTTGCGACCTGACCGGCTGAAGGAGCCGGGAGCAACATCGTAA
- a CDS encoding KUP/HAK/KT family potassium transporter: MLPLDRHAKVAGEVRATVAQTPNLTTILLALGIVYGDLGTSPLYTLQTIVHFMGNEVTPEAALGSLSLVIWSLIITISIKYGLFVMRADNHGEGGILALMAMTGADWSCRERWLVICGLFGVALIYADGIITPAISVLSAVEGLNAVTSTFKPCTMPIAVLILVVLFAAQNRGTAKVGKAFGPIMLIWFATMAILGIVSILRHPQVLGALNPIHGLRLLGRYGLSGFSVLGGIFLALTGGEALYADMGHVGRGPIRIAWYCIVLPALVINYAGQVGNFMDAPDLEQNPFFELAPEWAVYPLVGLAMVATIIASQAIITGSFSMTRQAMQLGWFPGVRIDQTSAEEYGQIYVPFVNWTTMFFTVALAVDFGNSGRLAGAYGTAVSTTMVLTTVLLYVVMRRRWGWPIYQAAVAAGLLLAVDLAFLSANLLKILKGGWIPLTFGMLVFTIMTTWHHGLETLCKRSNRHGQRPAEFFAWLRKNKVVRVPGMGIFLTRNGEQTPPIIVNYVKQGRSLHETVLALAVSFESVPRVLPRDRLRCEHIGEGLWHVTAHFGFVEIPNLPSIISRARKEGLPAWDEPTYYIEHHDPISRPSRSVVSRWRIALFAFMFRNSVHPVDAFRIPSDALVEIGRRIEL; the protein is encoded by the coding sequence ATGCTTCCGCTCGACAGGCACGCTAAGGTCGCGGGAGAGGTGCGCGCAACGGTAGCGCAAACGCCGAACCTCACAACAATCCTGCTCGCGCTCGGGATTGTGTATGGAGATCTTGGCACCAGTCCTCTGTATACCCTTCAGACGATTGTTCATTTCATGGGCAACGAAGTCACGCCCGAAGCGGCGCTTGGGTCCTTGTCCCTCGTCATTTGGTCATTGATCATCACGATCTCGATCAAGTACGGCTTGTTTGTTATGCGCGCCGATAATCACGGTGAGGGCGGGATACTCGCGCTGATGGCAATGACGGGTGCTGATTGGTCTTGTCGAGAGCGTTGGCTCGTGATCTGCGGCTTGTTTGGTGTGGCCCTCATTTATGCGGATGGCATCATCACGCCCGCGATCTCTGTATTGAGCGCCGTGGAGGGCCTCAATGCCGTGACTAGCACTTTCAAGCCGTGCACAATGCCGATAGCTGTTCTGATCCTGGTCGTACTCTTCGCGGCTCAAAACAGAGGGACGGCCAAAGTCGGCAAAGCATTCGGGCCAATTATGCTGATTTGGTTCGCGACGATGGCTATACTCGGCATCGTGAGCATTCTCCGCCATCCGCAGGTGCTTGGCGCACTCAATCCGATTCATGGGCTCCGCCTGTTGGGCAGATATGGATTATCGGGTTTCTCCGTTCTTGGCGGAATTTTTCTGGCGCTCACAGGGGGTGAGGCCTTGTATGCGGACATGGGCCATGTGGGGCGGGGTCCGATCCGCATCGCATGGTATTGCATCGTGCTCCCTGCTCTCGTCATCAACTATGCCGGGCAGGTCGGAAATTTCATGGACGCTCCTGATCTGGAACAGAATCCATTTTTCGAGCTAGCCCCGGAGTGGGCGGTCTACCCCTTGGTAGGGCTGGCGATGGTGGCGACTATCATCGCAAGTCAGGCTATCATTACCGGATCGTTTTCCATGACTCGACAAGCGATGCAGCTGGGTTGGTTTCCAGGGGTTCGGATCGACCAGACCTCGGCCGAGGAATATGGCCAAATCTATGTCCCCTTCGTCAATTGGACCACGATGTTCTTCACCGTTGCTTTGGCCGTGGACTTCGGTAATTCGGGTCGCCTCGCAGGAGCCTATGGGACGGCTGTCTCGACCACGATGGTTCTGACGACGGTTCTACTTTACGTAGTGATGCGACGTCGTTGGGGGTGGCCGATCTATCAGGCAGCCGTTGCAGCAGGGTTGCTGCTTGCGGTCGATCTCGCTTTCCTCTCGGCGAATCTTCTAAAGATACTGAAGGGCGGCTGGATTCCCTTGACCTTTGGCATGCTTGTTTTCACGATCATGACCACATGGCACCACGGTCTTGAAACGCTATGCAAGCGCAGTAATAGACATGGCCAGCGACCAGCCGAATTTTTTGCATGGCTACGCAAGAACAAGGTAGTCCGTGTACCTGGAATGGGCATATTCCTGACGCGGAATGGCGAGCAGACGCCGCCAATCATCGTCAACTATGTTAAACAAGGACGATCACTCCACGAGACAGTCTTGGCGCTTGCCGTCAGCTTCGAAAGCGTACCTAGGGTGCTGCCTCGTGATCGCTTGCGTTGCGAGCATATCGGCGAGGGATTGTGGCACGTCACCGCTCATTTTGGCTTCGTTGAAATTCCCAACCTTCCTTCGATAATTTCCCGAGCACGAAAGGAGGGGCTACCAGCATGGGACGAACCGACCTACTATATTGAGCACCACGATCCCATAAGCCGCCCCAGCCGATCCGTTGTTTCCCGCTGGCGCATTGCATTATTTGCTTTTATGTTCCGAAACTCCGTTCATCCAGTCGATGCGTTCAGAATACCTTCGGATGCGCTGGTTGAAATTGGGCGAAGAATTGAACTCTAA
- a CDS encoding DNA starvation/stationary phase protection protein, with protein MSIADAKARQSASLQTPTNLSPDATRDISGALNILLADLFALYLKAKNFHWHMSGPHFRDYHLLLDEQSDQIFAATDDIAERVRRIGGTTLRSIGHIGRLQRILDNNADFVTPMDMLAELRDDNKRLTLSMRETHGVCEEYGDVATASLLENWIDEAERRTWFLFEVTRHAGA; from the coding sequence ATGAGCATCGCGGACGCCAAGGCACGGCAATCGGCTTCGCTCCAGACACCCACAAATCTGAGTCCGGACGCGACGCGCGACATTTCAGGCGCCTTGAACATTCTGCTCGCAGACTTGTTCGCGCTGTATCTGAAAGCCAAGAACTTTCACTGGCACATGTCAGGTCCGCACTTTCGCGACTATCATCTCCTCCTCGATGAGCAAAGCGACCAGATCTTCGCCGCTACCGATGATATCGCCGAGCGCGTTCGTAGGATCGGCGGAACGACGTTGCGATCCATCGGTCACATCGGCCGCTTACAACGGATTTTGGACAACAACGCAGATTTCGTCACCCCGATGGACATGCTCGCCGAACTTCGTGATGACAATAAACGACTTACTCTAAGCATGCGCGAAACACATGGAGTTTGCGAAGAGTACGGCGATGTGGCGACCGCCAGCCTGCTGGAGAACTGGATCGACGAAGCCGAGCGACGCACTTGGTTCCTGTTCGAGGTCACGCGCCACGCCGGCGCTTGA
- a CDS encoding AraC family transcriptional regulator, which translates to MVETFETGLPNEVVGWSEPDLTVADQGRLANIGQYTLKDVDSRCRAEVAAISPIDAVKRSISGVPTCFAETISVPARTKAAISFSGPRHLLVLYHEGFRGEGLATVSGLPASSLRSVTSRLTFVPAGSCFREVYEARSMTRATFLYLAADQLEETESPPSANVHFDDQLVWGTAAKLSQALENSADKPLFYIEALSKVLLHELARVKASGCRSTMVCKGGLATWQKRVVVSYIEDHLADQICLMTLAELVKLSQHHFCRAFRQSFGVPPHQYHVKKRIERAKQLLVDREMSITDVGLAVGYSQASSFSLAFRKMTGESPREYRRGG; encoded by the coding sequence ATGGTGGAAACGTTCGAGACAGGTCTACCCAACGAAGTCGTCGGATGGTCGGAGCCAGATCTAACCGTAGCGGACCAGGGCCGCCTGGCCAATATTGGGCAATACACTCTTAAGGATGTCGATTCGAGGTGTCGCGCCGAAGTTGCGGCGATCTCCCCGATAGATGCTGTTAAGCGATCGATCTCTGGCGTCCCTACCTGCTTTGCCGAAACTATCTCTGTGCCGGCTCGCACCAAAGCCGCGATTTCGTTTTCAGGTCCGCGGCATCTTTTGGTTCTCTATCACGAGGGGTTTCGCGGAGAGGGGCTGGCGACAGTCTCGGGGCTTCCAGCTTCGAGTTTGCGAAGTGTGACTAGCCGGCTTACGTTTGTGCCGGCTGGCAGTTGCTTTCGTGAAGTGTATGAGGCCCGCTCGATGACCAGGGCTACATTCCTCTATTTGGCAGCAGATCAGTTAGAGGAGACGGAAAGCCCCCCGAGCGCCAATGTTCATTTCGATGATCAGTTGGTGTGGGGGACGGCGGCAAAGTTATCGCAGGCACTCGAGAACAGTGCAGACAAACCGCTATTCTACATCGAAGCCCTCTCCAAGGTACTTCTGCATGAGTTAGCACGCGTCAAAGCGAGCGGGTGCCGATCAACGATGGTTTGCAAGGGGGGCCTTGCAACTTGGCAAAAGCGTGTCGTTGTCTCCTACATTGAAGATCATCTCGCAGACCAGATATGCCTGATGACTCTCGCTGAATTGGTCAAGTTGAGTCAACACCACTTCTGTCGAGCGTTTAGGCAGTCATTCGGAGTGCCGCCTCACCAATACCACGTGAAGAAGCGCATCGAGCGCGCCAAGCAATTGCTCGTGGATCGTGAGATGTCGATCACTGATGTTGGCCTTGCTGTCGGGTACTCGCAAGCAAGCTCCTTTAGCCTTGCTTTCCGCAAGATGACGGGAGAGAGCCCAAGGGAATATCGGAGAGGCGGCTGA
- a CDS encoding alpha/beta fold hydrolase, with protein MEASETAQRFTHEQWPYEPKFKRVNRWRMHYVDEGVGDPVVLLHGNPAWGFLYRKFIKPLTAAGRRVIVPDMIGFGLSEKPVREQAHTLDGHIANLTGLLRQLDLHNATMVCHDWGGPTGLGFALSNPDRVRALVIMSTWAWPMPPAEFHKRIFPWRMMHAPLVGPYLLGRHNALAGRGMYLSVVDRRQFRAEAQSVYENILPDPGSRLLTWTWPRWIPLDDSARGLARFEWLERELGKSKLPTLLIWGREDEVFDHKTFATRFKALLPHAEGPELVTGRHFLQEDSGEEIADKINRFLDRIGERQS; from the coding sequence ATGGAGGCGTCGGAAACAGCTCAGCGGTTCACGCATGAGCAATGGCCGTACGAGCCGAAATTCAAGCGCGTCAATCGCTGGCGCATGCACTACGTCGACGAGGGCGTCGGCGATCCCGTCGTTCTGCTGCACGGCAACCCGGCCTGGGGATTCCTGTACCGGAAATTCATCAAGCCGCTGACCGCGGCAGGCAGGCGCGTGATCGTTCCGGACATGATCGGTTTCGGGCTGTCCGAGAAGCCTGTCCGCGAACAAGCCCACACGCTGGATGGTCACATCGCCAATCTGACAGGCCTGCTGCGGCAGCTCGACCTGCACAACGCGACCATGGTCTGTCATGATTGGGGCGGACCTACCGGCCTCGGGTTTGCGCTGTCCAATCCTGACCGCGTCCGCGCTCTGGTCATCATGAGCACGTGGGCATGGCCAATGCCTCCGGCCGAATTTCATAAGCGGATTTTTCCATGGCGCATGATGCATGCGCCGCTCGTCGGGCCCTATCTCCTCGGGCGCCACAACGCGCTTGCAGGTCGGGGAATGTACCTTTCCGTCGTCGACCGCAGGCAGTTCCGGGCGGAAGCCCAGAGCGTCTATGAGAACATCCTGCCCGATCCAGGATCCCGTCTGCTCACGTGGACCTGGCCGCGCTGGATCCCGCTCGACGATAGCGCACGCGGCCTGGCCCGCTTCGAATGGCTCGAACGCGAGCTGGGGAAGTCGAAACTTCCGACGCTGCTGATCTGGGGGCGCGAAGATGAGGTCTTCGACCACAAGACGTTTGCGACGCGCTTCAAAGCACTCCTGCCGCATGCCGAGGGGCCCGAGTTGGTGACCGGTAGGCACTTCCTGCAGGAGGACTCAGGCGAGGAGATCGCGGACAAGATCAACCGTTTCCTGGACCGCATCGGGGAAAGGCAGTCATGA
- a CDS encoding nuclear transport factor 2 family protein, with translation MLSEASILPKAEAVTEPSISEPSAVSLPPLVALFIEATNSCDVEGLMATFAEDALVNDQLQDYWGKPAIRQWAERDLFGEKLTIKATKVVNHYGNCIVTANVDGSFDKRGLPDPFVLAFYFTMHRNVFVQLIILRNRYDI, from the coding sequence ATGCTTAGCGAAGCGTCTATCTTACCCAAGGCAGAAGCCGTGACAGAGCCGTCTATTTCCGAGCCCAGTGCAGTTTCCCTCCCCCCTCTTGTGGCACTTTTCATCGAAGCGACCAATAGCTGCGATGTCGAGGGACTAATGGCGACTTTCGCCGAAGATGCCCTTGTGAACGATCAGCTGCAAGACTACTGGGGGAAACCGGCGATAAGGCAGTGGGCTGAGCGCGATCTCTTCGGTGAGAAACTAACGATCAAGGCAACCAAAGTGGTCAACCATTACGGGAACTGCATCGTTACGGCCAATGTTGACGGCAGCTTTGATAAGCGCGGCCTACCCGATCCATTCGTGCTCGCTTTCTATTTCACCATGCACCGCAATGTATTCGTGCAGCTGATTATCCTTCGCAATCGATACGATATCTGA
- a CDS encoding IS3 family transposase (programmed frameshift), protein MRRRKFSREFKVEAVKLVRERGVSVAQAGRDLDVHENVLRKWVKEFGSDPVQAFPGHGQMKPEQQEIERLRREVAKLKAERDIPKKGRSLLREESDMKFVFIAKHRAIWPVAWLCDALGVSRSGFHAWLNRSTSARSRSDEELGGKVKASFMASDRTYGARRVWRDVLADGADCGLHQIERLMRLQGLRARPRRRRLPKDSGDRQLETVPANLLDRQFAAERPNQKWIADFTYLWTAEGWLYVAAVIDLFSRRVVGWSMSAAMTAQLVTDALLMAVWRRGKPDALLHHSDQGSQYTSEQFQRLMADHGIVCSMSRSGNVWDNAAMESFFSSLKTERTESKTYRTRDEARADVFDYIERFYNTTRRHSTIGYLSPVEFERKVGLA, encoded by the exons ATGAGGAGACGGAAGTTCAGTCGCGAGTTCAAGGTCGAGGCGGTCAAGCTGGTCAGGGAGCGCGGGGTATCCGTGGCGCAAGCTGGCCGTGACCTGGACGTTCATGAGAACGTGCTGCGCAAGTGGGTTAAGGAGTTCGGCTCTGACCCGGTACAGGCCTTTCCCGGCCATGGCCAGATGAAGCCTGAGCAGCAGGAGATCGAGCGGTTGCGCCGTGAGGTCGCCAAATTGAAGGCCGAGCGGGATATCC CTAAAAAAGGCCGCAGCCTTCTTCGCGAAGAAAGCGACATGAAGTTCGTCTTCATCGCGAAGCACCGGGCGATCTGGCCGGTGGCATGGCTATGCGATGCGCTGGGGGTGTCGCGGTCGGGCTTCCATGCCTGGCTGAACCGCTCGACCAGCGCCAGATCCCGCAGCGACGAAGAGCTCGGCGGCAAGGTGAAGGCCAGCTTCATGGCGAGCGACCGCACCTATGGCGCGCGCCGGGTGTGGCGTGACGTGCTCGCCGACGGGGCGGACTGTGGTCTCCACCAGATCGAACGGCTGATGCGCCTGCAGGGCTTGCGGGCACGGCCGCGCCGGCGGCGCTTGCCAAAGGACAGCGGCGATCGGCAGCTCGAGACGGTGCCGGCAAACCTGCTGGATCGGCAGTTCGCTGCCGAGCGACCGAACCAGAAGTGGATCGCCGACTTCACCTATCTTTGGACCGCCGAGGGCTGGCTCTATGTGGCGGCGGTGATCGACCTGTTCTCGCGCCGGGTGGTGGGTTGGTCGATGAGCGCCGCTATGACGGCGCAGTTGGTGACCGACGCGCTGCTGATGGCAGTCTGGCGCCGGGGCAAGCCGGATGCGCTGTTGCACCATTCCGACCAGGGCAGCCAATACACCAGCGAGCAATTCCAGCGCCTGATGGCCGACCACGGCATCGTTTGCAGCATGAGCCGTTCCGGCAACGTCTGGGACAATGCGGCGATGGAAAGCTTCTTCTCGTCGCTCAAGACCGAACGAACGGAAAGCAAGACCTACAGGACCAGGGACGAGGCACGAGCCGATGTGTTCGATTACATCGAAAGATTTTACAACACGACCCGCAGGCACTCGACCATCGGCTATCTCAGCCCGGTTGAGTTCGAGCGCAAGGTGGGATTAGCTTAA